From Homalodisca vitripennis isolate AUS2020 chromosome 1, UT_GWSS_2.1, whole genome shotgun sequence, the proteins below share one genomic window:
- the LOC124352696 gene encoding histone RNA hairpin-binding protein-like: MAKSSIIETRHSANKSWVELCDDENSCSSVEQNAGDDDVKVNLIKEDSYSVEIKVEKEIKLEKEFDDENILLEKEVVKKEIKIEKEESPWRLSYATALKNSANKTDMNDTLRTPSKNGNKSHAVEGSGEDKTMKSVKREIQRDFLQEDLSLTSHLDVFHMQSPLKLESVDEEMMSPVKETRAAKKRFCPSKLSLGDDAVMPDDVLMPSPKKVTRLSSRRKREPGESPLICKRSKRNSSGAHNTPRTVVPVESSPTVEFETDEQILLRRQKQIDYGKNTIGYERYCQLIPKQKRHRKHPQTPPKHIKYSRRAWDGLIKQWRQQLHFWDPPSEGGGNIDDLDISSMSEASSDTTSQASSLPATPRDERKARRYSRFTRSSASESSSVADEPCSPLKDD; encoded by the exons ATGGCGAAAAGTAGTATTATAGAAACACGTCACTCAGCAAATAAAAGTTGGGTTGAGCTCTGTGATGATGAAAACTCATGTAGTTCAGTTGAGCAGAATGCTGGAGACGATGATGTGAAAGTCAATCTGATAAAAGAAGACAGCTATTCCGTAGAAATAaaggtagaaaaagaaataaagttagaaaaagaGTTTGATGATGAAAATATTCTGCTTGAAAAAGAGGTtgtcaaaaaagaaataaaaatcgaAAAAGAAGAATCACCATGGCGTCTTTCATATGCGACAGCATTGAAAAATTCTGCTAACAAAACCGATATGAATGATACTCTCCGTACTCCCTCGAAAAATGGAAACAAGTCTCATGCAGTGGAGGGGTCTGGAGAGGATAAAACAATGAAAAGCGTAAAAAGGGAGATACAGAGAGACTTTTTACAAGAAGACCTCAGTCTGACTAGCCACCTTGACGTATTCCACATGCAAAGTCCACTCAAGCTGGAGTCTGTGGACGAGGAGATGATGAGCCCAGTAAAAGAGACAAGGGCAGCCAAAAAACGTTTCTGTCCTTCCAAGTTGTCATTGGGCGATGATGCTGTGATGCCTGATGATGTGCTGATGCCTAGTCCCAAGAAAGTTACTCGGCTCTCGTCCCGCAGGAAGAGGGAGCCGGGTGAGAGTCCTCTGATATGTAAACGTTCAAAGCGCAATTCCTCTGGCGCACACAACACTCCAAGAAC TGTAGTCCCAGTAGAGTCATCACCCACAGTGGAATTTGAAACTGATGAGCAGATTTTGTTGCGGAGACAAAAACAAATAGATTATGGCAAAAATACCATCGGATATGAGAGATATTGCCAATTGATACCAAA ACAGAAACGTCACAGAAAACACCCTCAAACACCTCCCAAACATATCAAGTACAGTCGGAGAGCCTGGGACGGCCTGATCAAGCAGTGGCGCCAACAGTTGCACTTCTGGGATCCACCATCAGAGGGCGGTGGCAATATTGATGA CCTGGACATCAGTTCGATGTCAGAAGCGTCAAGTGATACAACATCACAGGCCAGTTCGCTGCCGGCCACACCAAGGGACGAGCGCAAGGCGAGACGCTACTCGCGGTTCACTCGCTCCTCAGCTTCCGAGAGCTCTAGTGTGGCTGATGAGCCATGTTCGCCCCTAAAGGACGACTGA
- the LOC124352697 gene encoding uncharacterized protein LOC124352697 yields MADISSTDISDIILTSSWTVGDQTRNLENTLTFSVPSKSVGLEDVVQVNTCIHLIQDPESDDPCTITVKLPHTRDPISQSVIVSEAKIIELFGSCGEYLSTSVGEYVDDFEDCSVYLSTFSVKPPSREITYKLQKTRHADKMWLYGINLQLVPVNQSLPVFSSINFQSVNEMLKEAKIPLSENAEKAKAFLQAHSGTLNNAQSPFKTRPPNPQMLMKMFEAGCFNPLGETGKNMSKCLSNLVPFLSRESAEPSETVPECDVSQISKDTLKLKDYINLRCTQLEVKIDRLEQIIRESEKKAK; encoded by the exons ATGGCAGATATCTCAAGTACTGATATCAGTGACATTATCTTGACTTCATCTTGGACTGTTGGTGATCAAACCAGGAATTTAGAAAATACTTTAACTTTTAGTGTTCCGAGCAAAAG TGTCGGCTTGGAAGATGTTGTGCAGGTTAACACATGTATTCACCTGATACAAGACCCTGAATCAGATGACCCATGTACAATAACAGTGAAGTTACCACATACAAGGGATCCTATTTCACAATCAGTTATAGTTTCTGAG GCTAAAATCATAGAGCTTTTTGGCAGCTGTGGCGAGTATCTGTCGACAAGTGTGGGCGAATATGTTGATGATTTCGAGGATTGTTCCGTTTACTTATCCACTTTCAGTGTGAAACCTCCTTCAAGAGAAATTACATATAAG TTACAGAAAACAAGACATGCTGACAAAATGTGGCTCTACGGGATAAACCTCCAGTTGGTTCCTGTAAATCAATCGCTTCCTGTCTTTTCATCCATTAATTTCCAAAGTGTCAATGAAATGCTTAAAGAAGCAAAAATACCATTATCGGAAAATGCTGAGAAGGCCAAAGCATTTCTTCAAGCTCACAGTGGAACATTGAACAATGCTCAGTCACCTTTCAAAACTAGGCCTCCCAATCCACAAATGCTAATGAAGATGTTTGAAGCTGGATGTTTCAATCCACTTGGTGAAACGggtaaaaatatgtcaaaatgtttATCGAACTTGGTTCCATTTTTGTCACGAGAAAGTGCAGAACCCAGTGAAACTGTGCCCGAATGTGATGTTAGTCAAATCTCCAAAGACACATTAAAGTTGAAGGACTATATCAATCTACGTTGTACACAATTAGAAGTTAAGATTGACAGGTTAGAACAGATAATCAGGGAATCGGAAAAAAAAGCAAAATGA